The proteins below are encoded in one region of Segatella copri:
- a CDS encoding Abi family protein — translation MKADKIRKRISHYLGLQPIVLESWITSLTLLRNAYCHHSRV, via the coding sequence CTGAAAGCAGACAAGATACGCAAGCGCATATCGCATTACTTAGGCTTGCAACCAATTGTCTTAGAATCTTGGATAACGTCTTTGACACTGTTACGAAATGCCTACTGCCACCATTCAAGAGTGTAG
- a CDS encoding helix-turn-helix domain-containing protein, with protein sequence MRILRKCEVCGEEFIATKITNKYCSKRCARVVHRKKEAEKKKKARESKKDDAQNLQSLEIASRPFLTPSDVAFLLGVSVTTVYRCFYSGTLKAVRLRRKTYVRREDLDKYFEEAGAYKKKSYKRKDDQEYYTLREIMEKYNIGRKAVWGRCDRLGIPKVYVGRNTFFSKKAVDAKFADLLEEIDLDNYYTMDQVMEMYGMTRTNAMSFVTYHKVPRVNRNGKAYYSKIHIDSIKQKGNEVDPDWYTYEEISEKYGLTKDQISYTLKNYDVRTEKRGKFTMIYRTDFDKITQQRMGNTKKVENLDGTERVIFQPKAQERACPPTPEGYYSTEEVAEMFKITIKHVGVMTRENKTPKIALKNFNFYEKKAIDILYNQKHKYADINDWITPEEMRDTYKMTHDAVRSFIHRHKIPSKVEYGVTYYSKQHIQALKTGYFEGRERYYSVEEAMKKYGMTKDIVQYYVKHYKVTKVKKGQFMFFRKEEFDRLMEKRFKNDDLKTDYTE encoded by the coding sequence ATGAGGATTTTAAGAAAATGTGAGGTATGTGGTGAAGAGTTCATTGCTACCAAAATCACAAATAAGTATTGCTCCAAGAGGTGTGCTCGTGTTGTGCATCGGAAGAAAGAAGCCGAGAAAAAGAAAAAAGCAAGAGAAAGTAAGAAGGACGATGCTCAGAATTTGCAAAGTCTGGAAATCGCTTCTCGACCTTTCTTGACACCTTCAGATGTCGCATTTCTTCTTGGTGTTAGTGTTACTACTGTGTATCGATGCTTTTACTCTGGAACACTCAAAGCTGTCAGACTACGACGTAAGACATATGTTCGTCGTGAAGATCTTGATAAGTACTTTGAGGAAGCTGGTGCATACAAGAAGAAAAGCTATAAACGCAAAGATGACCAGGAGTATTATACTTTGCGTGAAATCATGGAGAAATATAATATCGGTCGCAAGGCCGTATGGGGACGCTGTGACCGTTTGGGTATTCCAAAAGTCTATGTAGGACGTAACACCTTCTTCAGTAAAAAGGCAGTTGATGCAAAGTTTGCAGACCTTCTTGAAGAAATCGATCTCGACAACTACTATACAATGGATCAGGTGATGGAGATGTATGGTATGACTCGAACTAACGCTATGAGTTTTGTAACCTATCACAAGGTACCAAGGGTAAACAGAAATGGTAAAGCCTATTACTCAAAGATACATATCGATAGTATCAAGCAAAAAGGCAATGAGGTAGATCCGGACTGGTACACTTACGAAGAGATTTCAGAAAAGTATGGCTTAACAAAGGATCAGATTAGCTACACTCTTAAAAATTATGATGTAAGGACAGAGAAGCGAGGTAAGTTCACGATGATCTATAGAACCGACTTCGACAAGATTACTCAACAGCGAATGGGCAACACCAAGAAAGTGGAGAACCTGGATGGAACAGAACGTGTCATCTTCCAACCAAAAGCACAGGAGCGAGCATGTCCTCCTACTCCAGAAGGATATTACTCAACTGAGGAAGTGGCAGAAATGTTCAAGATTACCATCAAGCATGTCGGTGTGATGACCAGAGAGAACAAAACTCCTAAAATAGCTCTTAAAAATTTCAACTTCTATGAGAAGAAGGCCATTGACATCCTGTATAATCAAAAGCATAAGTATGCGGATATAAATGACTGGATCACTCCTGAAGAGATGAGAGATACCTACAAGATGACGCATGACGCAGTACGTTCATTCATCCACAGGCATAAGATACCTTCAAAAGTTGAATATGGAGTAACCTACTATTCAAAGCAGCACATCCAGGCGCTGAAGACTGGATATTTCGAAGGGAGAGAACGCTACTATTCCGTAGAAGAAGCAATGAAGAAGTATGGAATGACAAAGGATATTGTTCAGTATTACGTCAAGCATTACAAAGTCACTAAAGTAAAGAAGGGGCAATTCATGTTCTTTAGAAAAGAAGAATTCGACAGACTCATGGAAAAACGTTTCAAAAATGATGATTTGAAAACAGATTATACTGAATAG
- a CDS encoding site-specific integrase: MQVCKTVKLRMRDRRNGTKSLFLDFWPGYRDPETMELIRRRSLGMYIYADPANKQQKLYNDKILAKAEAIRCKVYIDVLDEKYDFFNRDRLKEDFLGYFRNMVNRNYVKCDAAYKHFEKFSKGKCTFEMLDVLYCNKYMEYLLDTKVSSRGGHVIKKSISRNTASAYWNVFKQVLTKAYRERRLTDDLASLLENISCTTPVKQSLTLEEVRRMYATECSIPVVRKAALFSCLTGLRISDILRLKWENIRSYADGGYYLDFICVKTKCQTQVPIGDDAYALIHPKTNRTYIFQGFKRTMTYGVMQNWLKECGIEKHITFHCFRHTYASLQLELGTDIYTVQHLLNHKNVSTTQIYASHANPKTREAAGRITLTNVKDDEKPTESKMCPKANKRK, encoded by the coding sequence ATGCAAGTATGTAAAACCGTTAAGCTCCGTATGCGTGACAGACGCAACGGAACAAAGTCACTTTTCCTGGACTTCTGGCCAGGATATAGAGACCCGGAGACGATGGAGTTGATACGCCGTCGCTCACTTGGCATGTACATTTATGCCGATCCTGCCAACAAGCAGCAGAAGCTCTACAACGACAAGATTCTCGCTAAGGCAGAAGCTATTCGTTGTAAGGTGTACATTGATGTTCTTGATGAGAAGTACGATTTCTTCAACCGTGACAGATTGAAGGAGGACTTTCTCGGATATTTCAGAAATATGGTGAATCGCAACTATGTGAAGTGTGATGCAGCCTACAAGCATTTCGAGAAGTTCAGTAAAGGTAAATGTACATTTGAGATGCTTGATGTACTTTACTGTAACAAGTACATGGAATATCTCCTTGACACCAAAGTGTCATCAAGAGGTGGACATGTTATCAAGAAGTCTATTTCCAGAAATACGGCATCAGCCTATTGGAATGTGTTCAAGCAGGTCTTGACAAAGGCATACCGTGAGCGAAGACTGACAGATGATCTTGCCAGCCTGTTGGAAAACATTTCATGTACAACGCCAGTGAAGCAAAGTCTTACATTGGAGGAAGTTAGAAGAATGTATGCCACTGAATGTTCTATTCCGGTGGTTCGAAAGGCAGCTTTGTTCTCTTGTCTGACTGGTCTCCGTATCAGCGACATCCTGAGATTGAAATGGGAAAACATCCGTAGCTATGCTGATGGTGGATATTATCTGGATTTTATTTGCGTGAAGACAAAATGCCAGACCCAGGTTCCAATTGGCGATGATGCGTATGCTCTAATCCATCCAAAGACCAACAGAACATATATCTTCCAAGGTTTCAAACGTACTATGACGTATGGTGTGATGCAGAACTGGCTAAAAGAGTGCGGTATCGAAAAGCATATCACCTTCCATTGCTTCCGTCATACGTATGCCTCGTTGCAGCTCGAACTTGGTACAGACATCTATACAGTTCAGCATCTGCTTAACCATAAAAATGTCAGCACAACGCAGATCTACGCTTCTCATGCAAATCCAAAAACACGTGAGGCAGCAGGCAGAATTACGTTAACGAACGTAAAAGACGACGAGAAGCCAACAGAAAGC